In one window of Hevea brasiliensis isolate MT/VB/25A 57/8 chromosome 10, ASM3005281v1, whole genome shotgun sequence DNA:
- the LOC131169390 gene encoding uncharacterized protein LOC131169390, translating to MVQERVVLGYKISTRGIEVDRVKVEVIEKLPPSTSVKVVRSFLGHADFYRRFIKDFSKITKPLYNLLLKDAPFQFTDECLIAFDRLKKELISAPIIIALVWSLPFELMCNASDFAIGAVLGQRKENRLHMVYYASKTLNDSQLNYVIAEKEMLAIEFDLEIRDKKGVKNLVACHLSRLEFEEQEEKYELPINESFPNDQLMCQRTDNISNKHEMPLTSILEFELFDVWGLDFMGSFPATYSNHYILVAVDYVSKCVEAIAFPTNDSKSTPYHLQMSGQMEISNKKLKRILETTVKASRKDWSKKLDNTLWTYRMKYKTPIGTSPYHLVCGKACHLPMELEHRAYWATRLLNMDAKVIGKEKNSSVK from the exons ATGGTGCAAGAGAGGGTGGTTCTAGGCTATAAAATTTCAACAAGAGGTATTGAGGTAGATAGAGTAAAGGTGGAAGTAATTGAAAAATTACCTCCATCAACATCAGTGAAAGTAGTAAGAAGTTTCCTTGGGCATGCAGACTTCTATAGGAGATTTATAAAGGATTTTTCTAAGATCACCAAGCCTCTTTATAATTTGTTACTTAAGGATGCACCATTTCAATTTACTGATGAATGTTTAATTGCTTTTGATAGGTTAAAGAAAGAGTTAATTTCAGCTCCTATCATTATTGCACTAGTTTGGAGTTTGCCTTTCGAGTTGATGTGTAATGCAAGTGATTTTGCAATTGGAGCAGTATTGGGGCAAAGGAAGGAGAACAGACTTCATATGGTGTATTATGCAAGCAAAACTCTAAATGATTCTCAACTAAATTATGTCATAGCTGAGAAAGAGATgctagctatt GAGTTTGATTTGGAAATTAGAGACAAGAAAGGAGTGAAAAATCTTGTAGCATGTCATTTGTCTCGATTAGAGTTTGAAGAGCAAGAAGAGAAATATGAGCTACCCATAAATGAATCATTTCCTAATGACCAATTAATG TGTCAAAGGACCGACAACATCTCAAATAAGCATGAAATGCCTTTAACAAGTATCTTAGAATTTGAATTGTTTGATGTTTGGGGTTTAGATTTTATGGGATCTTTTCCTGCTACTTATTCTAATCATTATATTTTGGTGGCAGttgactatgtatctaaatgtgTTGAAGCCATTGCTTTTCCAACAAATGACTCCAAAA GTACACCGTATCATCTACAAATGAGTGGCCAAATGGAGATTTCTAATAAAAAGCTCAAAAGAATTTTGGAGACTACAGTGAAAGcttcaaggaaagattggtctaaGAAATTGGATAATACATTGTGGACATATAGGATGAAATACAAGACACCGATTGGAACATCTCCATATCATTTGGTGTGCGGTAAAGCTTGCCATTTACCTATGGAATTGGAGCATAGGGCCTATTGGGCAACAAGATTGTTGAATATGGATGCAAAAGTTATTGGAAAGGAAAAAAATTCTTCAGTTAAATGA